A genome region from Thermococcus onnurineus NA1 includes the following:
- a CDS encoding diacylglycerol/polyprenol kinase family protein yields MSMKSELKRKSLHIVGLSVPVSYLIFGRDVTLALIGLAFFIFVVLEPFRIIEALRDKIKEKLRLYVYDDVIERVEMLEKQIDEITREHERYRVAAHIYFSAAAFIVVYFFPEEIAIGAIAVATIGDALAAIIGKSFGRHRFKNGKSVEGSLAYFISGLLILWPLVGLPLAVLGSLAGMLAEFYNLPPDDNFSNQLAIATVLYLADILVF; encoded by the coding sequence ATGAGCATGAAAAGCGAGCTAAAGCGTAAGTCCCTCCACATCGTGGGATTGTCGGTTCCAGTCTCGTACCTCATCTTCGGGAGAGATGTAACGCTTGCTCTTATCGGATTGGCCTTCTTCATCTTCGTGGTTCTGGAGCCCTTCAGGATAATTGAGGCTTTGAGGGATAAAATCAAGGAAAAACTCCGGCTCTACGTTTACGATGACGTCATTGAGCGCGTGGAGATGCTGGAAAAGCAGATAGACGAGATAACCCGCGAGCACGAGCGCTACCGCGTCGCGGCGCACATATACTTCTCAGCGGCAGCATTCATCGTGGTGTACTTCTTTCCTGAGGAAATAGCCATTGGAGCAATTGCCGTTGCTACCATTGGTGATGCCCTCGCGGCCATAATCGGGAAGTCGTTCGGAAGACACCGCTTTAAGAATGGCAAAAGTGTTGAGGGGAGTCTGGCTTACTTCATTTCAGGCCTGCTGATTCTGTGGCCTCTTGTGGGGCTTCCCTTAGCAGTCCTCGGTTCCCTTGCAGGTATGCTGGCCGAATTCTACAACCTTCCGCCAGATGACAACTTCTCGAACCAGCTGGCGATAGCGACGGTGCTGTATTTGGCCGATATTCTCGTCTTTTGA
- the mfnA gene encoding tyrosine decarboxylase MfnA: MFPRKGASEEEVLAELEEKTAEDLTFDSGRILGSMCTYPHPFARKVISLYIDRNLGDPGLHVGSQKIEEEAIQMLSNLLGLEKGYGNIVSGGTEANILAVRAFRNLADVEKPELILPRSAHFSFLKASEMLSVKLVWAELKEDYSVDVNDVERKITDNTIGIVGIAGTTGLGVVDDIPALSDLAIDYGLPLHVDAAFGGFVIPFAKELGYDLPDFDFRLKGVQSITIDPHKMGMVPIPAGGIIFRKKKFLEAISVPAPYLAGGKVWQATITGTRPGANALAVWAMIKHLGFEGYKEVVKGAMELSRWFAGELKKIPGVYLIREPMLNIVSFGTTNLEEVEEKLKRRGWGISAHRGYIRIVMMPHVRREHLEEFLRDLQEIITR; this comes from the coding sequence ATGTTCCCGAGGAAAGGCGCGAGCGAGGAAGAAGTTTTAGCAGAGCTGGAGGAGAAAACGGCGGAGGATTTAACCTTCGATTCCGGACGGATTTTAGGTTCAATGTGCACATATCCCCATCCCTTCGCTCGGAAGGTAATCTCCCTCTACATCGACAGAAACCTCGGCGACCCCGGCCTTCACGTCGGCAGTCAGAAGATTGAGGAAGAAGCCATCCAGATGCTCTCCAACCTTCTCGGCCTTGAGAAGGGCTACGGGAACATAGTCTCCGGAGGAACTGAGGCCAACATCTTGGCCGTTAGAGCCTTCCGCAACCTCGCCGACGTCGAAAAGCCGGAGCTAATCCTCCCAAGGAGCGCCCACTTCTCCTTCCTCAAGGCGAGCGAGATGCTCAGCGTCAAGCTTGTCTGGGCCGAGCTTAAAGAGGACTACTCCGTCGATGTCAATGATGTCGAAAGAAAGATAACGGACAACACGATAGGCATCGTTGGTATAGCCGGAACCACTGGTCTAGGAGTAGTTGACGACATTCCTGCCTTGAGTGACCTAGCCATTGACTACGGTCTTCCTCTGCACGTTGATGCAGCTTTTGGAGGCTTCGTCATACCCTTCGCAAAGGAGCTGGGTTATGACCTACCCGACTTCGACTTCAGGCTTAAAGGCGTTCAGAGCATAACCATAGACCCCCACAAGATGGGTATGGTGCCCATCCCGGCAGGTGGGATAATATTCAGGAAGAAGAAGTTCCTAGAGGCCATAAGTGTTCCCGCCCCCTACTTGGCGGGAGGCAAAGTGTGGCAGGCAACAATAACCGGAACACGGCCTGGAGCAAACGCTCTGGCTGTGTGGGCCATGATAAAGCACCTCGGCTTCGAGGGCTACAAGGAGGTAGTGAAGGGGGCAATGGAGCTGAGCAGATGGTTCGCGGGAGAGCTGAAAAAGATACCCGGCGTTTACCTCATCAGGGAGCCCATGCTCAACATAGTCTCCTTTGGCACAACGAACCTGGAAGAAGTCGAGGAGAAGCTCAAAAGGCGCGGCTGGGGAATAAGCGCCCATCGTGGTTACATTAGGATCGTCATGATGCCCCACGTTAGAAGAGAACACCTAGAGGAGTTTCTAAGGGATCTGCAGGAAATCATCACTCGGTGA
- a CDS encoding cation:proton antiporter — MDFLAALAILLVTAKSIEWLFERVGIHPIIAHVLTGIVLGPFVLGAIEPTDQLGVLAEFGLIMMMLYMGLTSNFSAIAQNTKKAVVVAVLGVAFSFILGFTTVEFFDKGTSAAIFVGVTLGNTAIEVTSGVLVKERVKREISSILMGAAFVDDILAVYLIGIITAMAKGSLDALSLGILTVKIFLFIGATLLISEFVFKRSRWFYSIVKNLNVFFTFTLILTFALAIIAEKVGLNQIIGAYLAGLTISRLRERKDPLVVTRIKLNELIEDLQVVLTEFFIPLFFIYVGLMFNPPLARISLALIGTLYLAAVLGKLLGCGLGSRLFGLSWKDSILVGIGMGGRGSLELAILTFGLNTGLIDQTIFASVIVVSMMTALTTPLFFKTYIKRAKA, encoded by the coding sequence GTGGACTTTCTAGCGGCGCTCGCGATTCTGCTCGTGACTGCCAAGAGCATCGAGTGGCTCTTCGAGAGAGTTGGGATACACCCGATTATTGCCCACGTGCTCACAGGAATCGTGCTGGGACCCTTTGTTCTTGGAGCCATCGAACCAACCGATCAGCTCGGCGTCCTGGCCGAGTTCGGGCTCATAATGATGATGCTCTACATGGGACTCACCAGCAACTTTTCAGCCATAGCCCAGAACACGAAAAAAGCTGTGGTCGTTGCCGTCCTTGGAGTGGCTTTCTCGTTCATTCTCGGCTTTACCACGGTAGAGTTCTTCGACAAAGGCACTTCGGCGGCGATCTTCGTCGGCGTTACCCTCGGAAACACCGCAATAGAGGTGACGAGCGGCGTCCTCGTTAAGGAGCGCGTTAAAAGAGAGATTTCATCCATTCTCATGGGAGCTGCATTCGTTGACGACATACTGGCGGTTTACCTGATAGGTATAATCACCGCAATGGCCAAGGGGAGTCTCGACGCGCTTTCCCTGGGAATACTGACCGTCAAGATATTCCTTTTCATAGGAGCCACCTTATTAATCTCGGAGTTCGTCTTCAAGCGCTCCCGCTGGTTCTACTCAATAGTCAAGAACCTAAACGTCTTCTTCACCTTCACGCTAATATTAACTTTCGCCCTGGCAATAATAGCCGAAAAGGTCGGTCTCAACCAGATAATCGGCGCCTACCTTGCGGGACTGACGATAAGCAGACTGCGTGAGAGAAAAGATCCTCTCGTTGTGACCAGGATAAAGCTCAACGAACTCATCGAAGACCTCCAGGTCGTTCTTACGGAGTTCTTCATTCCGCTGTTCTTCATCTACGTCGGATTGATGTTCAACCCACCGCTGGCTAGAATAAGCCTTGCTCTGATAGGAACCCTCTACCTCGCGGCAGTGCTTGGAAAGCTTCTCGGCTGTGGGCTGGGGAGCAGGCTCTTCGGCCTGAGCTGGAAGGATTCAATCCTCGTTGGTATAGGCATGGGTGGCAGGGGAAGCCTGGAGCTGGCGATACTCACCTTTGGCCTCAACACCGGGCTCATCGATCAGACCATCTTCGCGAGCGTCATAGTCGTCTCCATGATGACAGCCTTAACGACGCCGCTGTTCTTTAAGACCTACATCAAAAGGGCAAAAGCTTAA
- a CDS encoding TIGR00304 family membrane protein, with translation MDKGTLLIALGMGMIFLGFLLVFIGTLFSAMGGEAEVESGGVIMIGPFPIVFGTGRGATLAMILAIIMMAFWIIGALLARRG, from the coding sequence ATGGACAAAGGAACCCTGCTCATAGCACTCGGCATGGGAATGATATTCCTCGGATTCCTCCTAGTCTTTATTGGAACTCTCTTCTCGGCTATGGGCGGAGAGGCAGAAGTCGAAAGCGGCGGGGTGATAATGATAGGCCCCTTCCCAATAGTCTTTGGCACCGGTCGAGGTGCAACGCTCGCGATGATTCTTGCGATAATTATGATGGCATTCTGGATAATAGGAGCTCTGCTCGCAAGGAGGGGATGA
- a CDS encoding cation diffusion facilitator family transporter, protein MEEIYKPLWVSIIGNVLLAFIKLIAGFLYSSIALISDGVHSLSDVVTSVIGYLGIKISSKPPDRSHPFGHSRFEPLVAFLIGEALIIVAYEIGRDAVGRMLRGEVIEVNSVMLAVTILSILVKEAMFRYSVHVGRKLNSQIIIADAYHHRSDALSSVAVLFGLGTQKLGFQYGDALAGFIVALFLVKVSFDIILENVGYLTGQAPPFEVCEEIKRRALSVPNVLGVHDLRAHYVGSKLHVELHIEVPPELTLKEAHDISEEVRERIEEIEDVDRAFVHVDIKGVTE, encoded by the coding sequence TTGGAGGAAATCTACAAGCCGCTATGGGTCAGCATCATAGGCAATGTTCTTCTTGCCTTCATTAAGCTAATCGCGGGTTTCCTGTACTCGAGCATAGCCCTCATATCGGACGGTGTTCACTCCCTCAGCGACGTGGTGACGAGCGTCATCGGCTACCTCGGCATAAAGATATCATCCAAGCCTCCCGACAGGAGTCACCCCTTCGGCCACTCTCGCTTTGAGCCTCTCGTAGCTTTTCTCATTGGTGAGGCTCTAATAATAGTCGCCTACGAGATCGGGCGGGATGCTGTTGGGAGAATGCTTCGTGGGGAAGTCATCGAGGTCAATTCCGTAATGTTGGCGGTTACGATTCTCTCGATCCTCGTGAAGGAGGCCATGTTCCGCTATTCCGTTCACGTCGGCAGAAAGCTCAACAGCCAGATTATCATTGCCGATGCGTACCATCACAGGAGTGATGCTCTCAGCAGTGTTGCGGTTCTCTTTGGTCTCGGGACGCAAAAACTTGGCTTCCAGTATGGCGATGCACTAGCTGGCTTTATAGTGGCGCTCTTCCTGGTGAAGGTCTCCTTCGATATAATCCTAGAGAACGTGGGTTACTTGACCGGCCAGGCGCCACCATTCGAAGTCTGCGAGGAGATAAAAAGGCGCGCTTTGAGCGTTCCCAACGTCCTCGGCGTCCATGACCTAAGAGCCCACTACGTTGGGAGCAAGCTCCACGTCGAGCTTCATATAGAGGTTCCGCCTGAGCTGACGCTGAAGGAAGCTCATGACATCAGCGAAGAAGTGAGGGAGCGCATCGAGGAGATAGAGGACGTTGACAGGGCCTTCGTTCACGTGGACATAAAGGGAGTCACCGAGTGA
- the sat gene encoding sulfate adenylyltransferase encodes MVSKPHGGKLVRRLVAERTRERILSEQKEYPSVKIDHGRAIDLENIAHGVYSPLKGFLTSDDFQSVLDHMRLSDDTPWTIPIVIDIVEKTFDEGDAVLLYYEDIPIARMHVEEIYTYDKREFAQKVFKTTDPNHPGVAKVYSLGKYLVGGEIELLNEVPNPFAKYTLRPVETRVLFKERGWRTIVAFQTRNAPHVGHEYVQKAALTFVDGLFINPVLGKKKKGDYKDEVIIKAYETLFEHYYPKNAATLATVRYEMRYAGPREAIHHAIMRKNFGATHFIVGRDHAGVGDYYGPYEAWDMFENFPDLGITPMFIREAFYCRKCGGMVNAKICPHPKEFHVRISGTKLRKMIMAGEQPPEYMMRPEVYEVIRSFEKPFVE; translated from the coding sequence ATGGTCTCGAAGCCCCATGGAGGCAAGTTAGTCAGAAGGCTCGTCGCAGAGAGAACCCGCGAGAGAATTCTGAGCGAGCAGAAGGAGTATCCCTCCGTTAAGATCGACCACGGAAGGGCGATAGACCTCGAGAACATCGCCCATGGTGTCTATTCTCCCCTGAAAGGCTTTCTCACAAGTGATGATTTCCAAAGTGTACTCGACCACATGCGTCTGAGCGATGATACCCCTTGGACTATTCCGATAGTGATCGACATTGTGGAAAAGACCTTTGATGAGGGAGACGCGGTTTTGCTCTACTACGAAGACATACCTATTGCAAGGATGCACGTTGAGGAAATATACACCTACGACAAGAGAGAGTTTGCCCAGAAAGTCTTCAAGACCACCGATCCAAATCATCCGGGCGTTGCCAAGGTTTATTCCCTGGGTAAATACCTCGTCGGCGGTGAGATAGAGCTCCTCAATGAAGTTCCAAATCCCTTCGCCAAGTACACCCTCAGACCCGTCGAGACGAGGGTCCTCTTCAAGGAGCGCGGCTGGAGGACCATCGTTGCCTTCCAGACGAGGAACGCCCCCCACGTCGGGCACGAGTACGTCCAGAAGGCGGCGCTAACCTTTGTAGACGGCCTCTTCATCAACCCCGTCCTCGGTAAAAAGAAGAAGGGCGATTATAAGGATGAGGTCATAATCAAGGCCTACGAGACGCTATTTGAGCACTACTACCCAAAGAACGCCGCGACCTTAGCGACCGTCCGCTATGAAATGAGGTATGCTGGCCCGAGGGAAGCCATCCACCACGCCATCATGAGGAAGAACTTTGGAGCAACGCACTTCATCGTGGGAAGAGACCACGCTGGAGTCGGCGACTACTACGGGCCCTACGAGGCCTGGGATATGTTCGAGAACTTCCCTGACCTCGGCATAACCCCGATGTTCATCAGAGAGGCCTTCTACTGCAGGAAGTGCGGCGGCATGGTCAACGCCAAGATATGTCCCCATCCAAAGGAGTTCCACGTCAGAATCAGCGGCACCAAGCTCAGGAAGATGATAATGGCCGGCGAGCAGCCGCCAGAATACATGATGAGGCCCGAGGTTTACGAGGTCATAAGGAGCTTTGAGAAGCCCTTCGTGGAGTGA
- a CDS encoding HAD family hydrolase: MLVLVDLDDTLCNTWDAGKYTLLRLIPFLLRRRKFKSFFYIITARYRELEQSREFHMMDLDKIVEKLLGKVYAKITPEEFEEIMDLVDRVFFSNLKLYPDALPFLQGLKEMGAKIVLITDSSSHWQRKKLEYLGIKDYFDALIISGETGHSKLDPHNFRLATSMFPHEEEIYMVGDRDDTDMRGGKDIGATTILVKRGYFKGRRPKHADYIVNDLLEALEVIKNEHEKRAKA, translated from the coding sequence ATGCTTGTGCTCGTTGATCTCGACGATACCCTCTGCAACACCTGGGATGCCGGAAAGTACACGCTCCTCCGTCTTATACCCTTCCTTCTCAGAAGGAGGAAGTTCAAGTCTTTCTTCTACATAATCACTGCCCGCTACAGGGAGCTCGAGCAGTCGCGGGAGTTCCACATGATGGATCTTGACAAAATCGTTGAGAAGCTTCTCGGAAAAGTTTACGCCAAGATAACCCCTGAGGAGTTTGAGGAGATAATGGACCTAGTTGATAGAGTCTTCTTCTCGAACCTCAAGCTCTATCCTGACGCCCTTCCGTTTCTTCAGGGACTCAAAGAAATGGGGGCAAAGATAGTGCTCATAACGGACTCCTCGAGCCACTGGCAGAGGAAGAAGCTCGAGTATCTCGGGATAAAGGACTACTTCGATGCGCTCATAATCAGCGGCGAGACCGGCCACAGCAAGCTTGATCCCCACAACTTCCGCCTGGCAACGAGTATGTTTCCCCACGAAGAGGAGATCTATATGGTCGGTGACAGGGACGACACTGATATGAGGGGTGGCAAAGATATTGGGGCTACAACCATCCTCGTGAAGCGGGGTTATTTCAAGGGAAGGCGCCCAAAACACGCCGATTACATTGTCAATGATCTGCTGGAGGCCTTGGAGGTGATTAAAAATGAGCATGAAAAGCGAGCTAAAGCGTAA
- a CDS encoding CARDB domain-containing protein, producing the protein MRKGLGILMVVLLFLSLVPATKMVSAMYGTKIIDGDLSDWTSSDLITAGWDNGLAGANLSRMYIAWDDNYLYIAITTGNTQSWDVAYGIGIDVDPGTGNGYTGTSDSWGRSISFGNSYAVDYEIYFWWGWDTGMGTDNFNVWTGSGWTYNSISSVGGSFAYTGNTSTGLQTLEIKVPWEALGGRPDKVAIIAWVTGSGGSAVDSLPVDPAIDYTNIGNEWGDADTFTNLAEIYVAPKTIDGNLSDWGPSDLLVIGQDNGQAGANLGRMYVSWDDTYLYIAINTNNTASWDVAYGIGIDVDPGTGNGYTTGGDSWGRSVEFGAGYAIDYEIYFWWGWDTGMGTDNFNTWTGSGWTYNSISSVGGSFAYTGNTSTGLQTLEIAIPWSALGGKRSKFAIMAWVTGSGGSAVDSLPVDPAIDYTNIGNEWGDTDTFTNLLVGEWFLMPDLTVSITGPGVVGLNRVGNYNVTVKNKGSLPVTGATVKVYIDGNLYTNWTADLGAGEEKWFLFNWTPNATGTYTIRAVVDEENTIAEANEDNNEFVMNVDVVWVGNIDVDGNPNDWLAITIEPNSYTVQNGFFIWSDPVDDQRHDKDPYLPGRSSSHADLTEVGVTKDDRYVYFLFKFADMSNIKIGDNGATFIAVPIDYKDGGAYWFAGEMDTNTVIAWDIQMAVNLGGSEYVGQEQAVASAGNSVTSLLYFVDPEGNVIPVDGALVGVDLTKNTVEVRVPLSVFDGARNFNFQVATGFSYGPAVWNFGDPFANDGNSDIVDTITIEPTTTQELVDNIPDYYVRVTMDNIIESAGLVSVKVQRLIQYQNTFVMINKFYGIRNFEKDYARYQELASELRNMPLTDDIRKKLEQYDSELMDLLKLYNEGKSMIDLPNYAFSASLKIYRSYTGLKKMVRDLEAMIEKAKSGELEKKREMEELAKNLTKTIDGNLDDWSVEPVAEDTTGFGQDGANLKALYVDYDDQFLYIALTTENKASWRVAYGISLDYKEGGYTTGQDSWARKVSFSRGIDAQLYFYWNGPFDQDKGTNNISSAQLVLWNGSSWIYNDLKWTGFYAYIGGAENGLQTLEIAIPWKALGGKPSEIYIVAYVTGQGAGDSAVDSLPDDPSIHDRAPGEEWTDADNFTTFVKVTIE; encoded by the coding sequence ATGAGGAAAGGCCTTGGAATTTTGATGGTGGTTTTGCTTTTTTTAAGTTTGGTTCCAGCGACTAAAATGGTAAGCGCTATGTACGGAACCAAGATAATCGACGGAGATTTAAGCGACTGGACGTCCTCGGACCTCATAACCGCCGGATGGGACAACGGGCTGGCAGGTGCAAATTTGAGCAGGATGTACATTGCCTGGGACGATAACTACCTCTACATAGCAATAACAACAGGCAACACTCAGAGCTGGGATGTTGCTTATGGTATTGGTATTGACGTTGATCCAGGAACTGGAAACGGCTACACTGGAACCAGCGATTCCTGGGGGAGGAGCATAAGCTTCGGAAACAGTTATGCCGTTGATTATGAGATTTACTTCTGGTGGGGCTGGGACACTGGAATGGGTACCGACAACTTCAACGTATGGACCGGAAGTGGTTGGACTTACAACAGCATAAGCAGCGTTGGTGGAAGCTTCGCTTACACAGGGAACACATCAACTGGATTACAAACCCTTGAAATCAAGGTGCCTTGGGAGGCACTCGGAGGAAGGCCGGACAAGGTAGCAATTATCGCTTGGGTGACTGGAAGCGGCGGTTCGGCAGTTGACAGTCTCCCGGTGGATCCTGCGATAGACTACACCAACATCGGGAACGAATGGGGAGATGCCGATACATTCACCAACCTCGCCGAAATCTACGTCGCCCCCAAGACCATAGACGGCAACCTCAGCGACTGGGGCCCGTCGGACCTCCTGGTCATTGGTCAGGACAACGGCCAAGCCGGAGCCAATCTTGGCAGGATGTACGTTTCCTGGGATGACACCTATCTCTACATAGCCATTAATACCAACAACACCGCAAGCTGGGATGTTGCTTATGGTATTGGTATTGACGTTGATCCAGGAACCGGAAACGGCTACACTACTGGTGGGGACTCCTGGGGTAGGAGCGTGGAGTTTGGAGCCGGGTACGCGATTGATTACGAAATCTACTTCTGGTGGGGCTGGGACACCGGAATGGGTACCGACAACTTTAACACATGGACTGGAAGTGGTTGGACTTACAACAGCATAAGCAGCGTTGGTGGAAGCTTCGCTTACACAGGGAACACATCAACTGGTCTCCAGACGCTTGAGATAGCAATACCATGGAGCGCCCTCGGAGGAAAGCGCTCAAAGTTCGCAATAATGGCCTGGGTTACTGGAAGTGGTGGAAGCGCGGTTGATTCTCTCCCCGTTGACCCGGCAATAGACTACACCAACATCGGGAACGAATGGGGCGACACCGACACCTTCACTAACCTGCTCGTCGGCGAATGGTTCCTCATGCCAGACCTGACCGTCAGCATCACCGGACCCGGCGTAGTTGGCCTCAACAGGGTGGGCAACTACAATGTTACTGTCAAGAACAAGGGCTCCCTGCCCGTGACTGGAGCAACGGTCAAGGTCTACATCGACGGCAACCTCTACACCAACTGGACGGCGGACCTTGGAGCAGGAGAGGAGAAGTGGTTCCTCTTCAACTGGACGCCCAACGCTACCGGAACTTACACCATAAGGGCCGTCGTTGACGAGGAGAACACCATAGCCGAAGCCAACGAGGACAACAACGAATTCGTTATGAACGTTGACGTTGTGTGGGTCGGCAACATCGACGTTGACGGAAACCCCAACGACTGGTTGGCAATTACCATTGAACCCAATTCATACACCGTCCAGAACGGATTCTTCATCTGGAGCGACCCCGTCGATGACCAGAGGCATGATAAAGACCCATACCTGCCGGGAAGAAGCTCATCGCACGCCGATCTCACAGAGGTTGGCGTAACCAAAGACGATAGGTACGTTTACTTCCTCTTCAAGTTCGCGGATATGAGCAACATCAAGATAGGGGACAACGGCGCGACCTTCATAGCGGTTCCGATAGACTACAAGGATGGCGGGGCATACTGGTTCGCCGGTGAAATGGACACCAACACTGTCATAGCGTGGGACATTCAGATGGCGGTGAACCTTGGCGGAAGCGAATACGTTGGCCAGGAGCAGGCCGTGGCTTCAGCCGGCAACAGCGTCACATCACTGCTCTACTTCGTTGACCCCGAAGGAAACGTTATCCCCGTGGACGGGGCTCTCGTTGGAGTTGACCTCACCAAGAACACCGTCGAAGTGAGAGTTCCCCTGAGCGTCTTTGATGGTGCGAGGAACTTCAACTTCCAAGTTGCCACCGGCTTCAGCTATGGCCCGGCCGTCTGGAACTTCGGAGACCCATTCGCCAACGACGGTAACAGCGATATCGTTGACACCATTACCATTGAGCCAACCACCACCCAGGAGCTGGTGGACAACATCCCGGACTACTACGTTCGCGTAACCATGGACAACATCATCGAGAGCGCTGGCCTTGTTAGTGTCAAGGTGCAGAGACTCATCCAGTACCAGAACACCTTCGTCATGATCAACAAGTTCTACGGCATAAGAAACTTCGAGAAGGACTACGCCCGCTACCAGGAGCTCGCCAGCGAGCTCAGGAACATGCCGCTAACGGATGACATAAGGAAGAAGCTCGAGCAGTACGATTCCGAGCTGATGGATCTGCTGAAGCTTTACAATGAGGGCAAGTCCATGATAGACCTGCCGAACTACGCCTTCAGTGCCTCGCTCAAGATATACCGCTCCTACACGGGCCTCAAGAAAATGGTGAGAGACCTTGAGGCTATGATCGAGAAGGCCAAGAGCGGTGAGCTGGAGAAGAAGAGAGAGATGGAGGAGCTCGCCAAGAATCTCACCAAGACCATAGACGGCAACCTTGACGACTGGAGCGTCGAGCCAGTTGCTGAGGACACCACCGGCTTCGGCCAGGATGGTGCGAACCTCAAGGCGCTCTACGTTGACTACGACGACCAGTTCCTCTACATAGCACTCACCACGGAGAACAAGGCTTCATGGAGAGTTGCCTACGGTATTTCCCTCGACTACAAGGAGGGCGGCTACACCACTGGCCAGGACAGCTGGGCCAGGAAGGTCAGCTTCAGCAGGGGCATTGATGCCCAGCTCTACTTCTACTGGAACGGGCCGTTCGACCAAGACAAGGGAACAAATAATATCTCCAGCGCCCAGCTCGTGCTCTGGAACGGAAGCTCCTGGATATACAACGATCTCAAGTGGACAGGCTTTTACGCCTACATCGGCGGCGCTGAGAACGGACTACAGACTCTCGAGATAGCCATTCCGTGGAAGGCCCTCGGAGGAAAGCCCTCTGAGATATACATCGTCGCCTACGTGACCGGTCAGGGAGCTGGAGACTCAGCAGTTGACAGCCTCCCAGACGACCCGAGCATTCACGACAGAGCGCCGGGAGAGGAGTGGACCGACGCAGATAACTTCACCACCTTCGTAAAGGTTACGATAGAGTGA
- a CDS encoding ribbon-helix-helix domain-containing protein yields the protein MADEKKYTTVSIPKPLYDKIKKRIEGTGFTSVSDYVTYVLREVLASLEEEEKEEVFTEEEEEKVKERLRALGYLD from the coding sequence ATGGCCGACGAAAAGAAGTACACGACAGTTTCCATACCAAAGCCCCTCTATGACAAGATTAAAAAGAGGATAGAGGGTACTGGTTTCACTTCAGTCTCAGATTACGTTACCTACGTTCTCCGTGAGGTTCTGGCGAGCCTCGAAGAGGAGGAGAAGGAAGAAGTCTTCACCGAGGAGGAAGAGGAGAAGGTCAAAGAGAGGCTCAGGGCTCTGGGCTACCTCGACTGA